The Peribacillus simplex genome contains a region encoding:
- the rapZ gene encoding RNase adapter RapZ: MSTGQMSETQLVIITGMSGAGKTVAVQSFEDLGFFCVDNLPPTLLPKFLELMKDSGNKMNKVALVMDLRGREFFDSLFLALDNLTDTAAVSPRILFLDADDDSLVRRYKETRRTHPLAPLGRPLEGIKMERELLDELKGRAQLIFNTSQLKPRELREKIASEFSADKSVGFTVNVMSFGFKHGLPIDADLVFDVRFLPNPYYIDHMRPRTGLEQEVSSYVLKWSETQKFLEKVTDLLAFMLPYYKREGKAQLVVAIGCTGGQHRSVALTEYISNHFKKDYRVQVSHRDIEKSKGKADVK; the protein is encoded by the coding sequence ATGAGTACAGGGCAGATGAGTGAAACGCAATTGGTCATCATTACCGGAATGTCCGGAGCAGGTAAGACAGTGGCGGTTCAAAGTTTTGAAGACCTCGGCTTTTTTTGCGTCGATAATTTGCCGCCCACGCTATTGCCAAAGTTTTTGGAGTTAATGAAGGACTCCGGGAATAAGATGAATAAAGTGGCCCTTGTCATGGATTTGAGGGGGAGGGAGTTTTTTGATTCCTTATTTCTTGCACTGGATAATTTAACGGATACAGCGGCAGTATCACCAAGAATCCTTTTTCTTGATGCTGATGATGATTCCTTGGTACGCAGATATAAGGAAACGAGAAGGACCCACCCCCTTGCTCCATTAGGCCGGCCATTGGAAGGCATTAAAATGGAACGGGAACTTTTGGACGAATTGAAGGGAAGGGCTCAATTGATCTTTAATACTTCCCAACTGAAACCGCGCGAATTGAGGGAGAAGATCGCTTCGGAATTTTCTGCCGATAAAAGTGTCGGGTTTACAGTCAATGTCATGTCGTTCGGGTTCAAGCATGGCCTGCCCATAGATGCCGACCTTGTGTTTGATGTACGTTTCCTGCCAAATCCATATTATATTGACCATATGAGGCCAAGGACTGGCTTGGAACAAGAAGTTTCGAGTTACGTTTTAAAATGGAGTGAGACGCAAAAATTCTTGGAAAAAGTGACCGATCTGCTTGCATTCATGCTTCCATATTATAAACGTGAAGGGAAGGCACAGCTTGTTGTCGCAATTGGATGTACAGGCGGTCAGCACCGTTCAGTGGCGTTGACGGAGTATATTTCAAACCACTTCAAAAAGGATTACAGGGTTCAAGTATCACATCGCGATATCGAAAAAAGTAAGGGGAAAGCAGATGTTAAATAA
- a CDS encoding NUDIX hydrolase, which translates to MQRVTNCVLIKDNQILLLKKPRRGWWVAPGGKMEPGESVRDACIREYREETGVYLKNPSIKGIFTFIMKDGDKVLSEWMMFTFFATDSDGVNVDVCEEGELSWHPVEDVKKLLMAEGDFHILDYMVHGSGIIYGTFTYTPEFKLLSYRLDPG; encoded by the coding sequence GTGCAACGTGTCACAAACTGTGTATTGATAAAAGATAATCAAATCCTCTTATTGAAAAAGCCTAGACGCGGATGGTGGGTAGCGCCAGGCGGCAAGATGGAACCTGGGGAATCTGTACGCGATGCTTGCATTAGGGAATATCGCGAAGAAACGGGCGTTTATTTAAAAAACCCTTCCATCAAAGGTATTTTCACCTTCATTATGAAGGACGGGGATAAAGTTTTGTCAGAATGGATGATGTTCACTTTCTTTGCAACGGATTCCGATGGTGTAAATGTGGATGTTTGTGAAGAAGGGGAACTTAGCTGGCATCCGGTTGAAGATGTTAAAAAGCTGCTGATGGCTGAAGGTGATTTTCACATTCTGGACTATATGGTTCATGGAAGTGGGATCATCTATGGAACATTTACCTATACGCCTGAATTCAAGCTGCTTTCTTACCGATTGGATCCAGGTTAA
- the trxB gene encoding thioredoxin-disulfide reductase, whose translation MSEKIYDVVIIGAGPAGMTAAVYTSRANLSTLMLERGVPGGQMANTEEVENYPGFDTILGPELSTKMFDHAKKFGAEYAYGDVKEIIDGEEYKTIKAGSKEFKARSIIISSGAEYKKIGVPGEKELGGRGVSYCAVCDGAFFKQKELFVIGGGDSAVEEGVYLTRFASKVTIVHRRDELRAQKILQDRAFANEKINFIWNHTLKEINEEGGKVGGVTLVSTENGEETVMDADGVFIYIGMLPLTKPFENLGILNSTGYIETNDRMETRVPGIFAAGDVREKTLRQIVTATGDGSIAAQSAQHFVEELQEKLQPKA comes from the coding sequence ATGTCTGAAAAAATTTATGACGTTGTTATTATTGGAGCTGGTCCTGCAGGGATGACGGCGGCTGTCTATACATCACGTGCGAACCTTTCAACATTGATGTTAGAACGCGGAGTACCGGGCGGGCAAATGGCCAATACTGAGGAAGTAGAAAATTATCCTGGATTCGACACTATACTCGGACCTGAACTTTCAACGAAAATGTTTGACCATGCAAAGAAATTCGGTGCGGAGTATGCCTATGGGGATGTTAAGGAAATCATTGACGGTGAAGAGTATAAAACGATCAAAGCCGGTTCCAAGGAATTCAAAGCACGTTCAATCATCATTTCATCTGGTGCCGAATACAAGAAAATCGGCGTTCCTGGCGAAAAAGAATTGGGCGGCCGCGGTGTATCGTATTGTGCAGTTTGTGATGGTGCTTTCTTCAAGCAAAAAGAACTGTTCGTTATCGGCGGCGGAGACTCTGCTGTTGAAGAGGGTGTGTACTTAACCCGTTTTGCTTCAAAGGTGACGATCGTTCACAGACGTGACGAACTTCGTGCTCAAAAGATTCTTCAAGATCGTGCATTTGCCAATGAGAAAATTAACTTCATCTGGAACCATACTTTGAAGGAAATCAATGAAGAAGGCGGCAAAGTCGGCGGTGTCACTCTAGTTTCCACTGAAAACGGAGAAGAGACAGTGATGGACGCAGACGGTGTATTCATTTATATCGGAATGCTTCCGCTAACAAAACCATTTGAGAACTTGGGCATCTTGAATTCCACAGGATATATTGAAACGAATGATCGGATGGAAACACGCGTCCCTGGCATTTTTGCTGCTGGTGACGTTCGTGAAAAAACATTGCGCCAAATCGTTACGGCTACAGGCGATGGAAGCATTGCAGCTCAATCCGCTCAGCATTTTGTTGAGGAACTTCAAGAAAAATTGCAGCCAAAGGCATGA
- a CDS encoding tetratricopeptide repeat protein, producing MSKDSKFGQQAKILTFHPTGEYYFTKGLKAYHRRELPKSKKYLERALELEPAEPMIACQLAITCSEIGEYNYSNNLLENILDVMDPYMSECHYFLANNYAHLGMFKEAYRHASAYLDKEEDGEFSDDAEDLLELITFESDESEENPFKHDGLITKQEQAREYLESGNFPKAIEVLKETIAEYEDYWSAYNNLALAYFYLGQVDEAFETLDEVLEKSPGNLHALCNLVVFHHYQQDEAKVEELIQMLEKIRPMLSEHRFKLGATFALIGNYSSAYRWLKGLQKQGFEGDGTFYYWLTISAYHLGHEQAAQKAWKKVVEMNPEKEGMEPWGDMNTTSDGFEHHFPSIMKRLESEFIEERLFAIFLLKHSVHKQKLLKNQVLNLNQNFTDLERDYAELVQVPAKDRQLTPIDFADRTAELLYRHFQPIQLNEAGLYLMWFSVFIEAVKSEQKLNNPAGWASAVEYVWNQLKNEKASKQAIADKHFISVSTLSKYVKLVQNLLG from the coding sequence ATGAGTAAAGACTCTAAATTTGGCCAACAGGCAAAAATTCTAACTTTTCACCCGACAGGTGAGTATTATTTCACCAAGGGTTTAAAAGCTTATCATAGACGAGAATTACCTAAATCAAAAAAATACCTGGAGCGTGCGCTGGAACTTGAACCTGCTGAACCGATGATAGCCTGTCAATTGGCAATCACCTGCTCGGAAATCGGTGAATATAATTATTCAAACAACCTATTGGAGAACATCTTGGATGTGATGGATCCCTATATGTCGGAATGTCATTACTTCCTGGCGAATAATTATGCCCACTTAGGCATGTTCAAGGAGGCTTATCGTCACGCCAGTGCTTATCTTGATAAAGAAGAAGACGGGGAGTTCAGCGATGATGCAGAGGATCTGCTTGAACTGATAACTTTTGAGTCGGATGAGTCAGAAGAAAACCCCTTTAAGCATGATGGGCTCATTACCAAACAGGAACAAGCCCGTGAGTACCTGGAATCAGGCAATTTCCCGAAGGCAATCGAAGTCCTGAAAGAAACGATTGCCGAGTACGAGGATTACTGGTCCGCTTATAATAACCTGGCACTTGCCTATTTCTATCTAGGTCAGGTAGATGAAGCGTTTGAAACACTTGATGAGGTACTGGAAAAAAGCCCAGGAAACCTGCATGCGCTTTGTAACCTTGTTGTTTTTCATCATTATCAACAGGATGAAGCAAAGGTTGAAGAACTCATACAGATGCTGGAGAAAATTCGGCCGATGCTATCCGAACATCGTTTCAAGCTTGGAGCGACCTTCGCTTTGATCGGAAACTATTCTTCTGCATATAGATGGCTGAAAGGACTCCAAAAGCAAGGGTTCGAGGGAGATGGAACCTTCTACTATTGGCTTACCATTTCCGCTTACCATTTAGGCCATGAACAGGCTGCCCAAAAGGCATGGAAAAAGGTCGTGGAAATGAACCCGGAAAAGGAAGGCATGGAGCCTTGGGGAGATATGAATACAACTTCAGATGGTTTTGAACATCATTTTCCTTCTATTATGAAAAGGCTGGAAAGTGAATTCATCGAAGAAAGGCTGTTTGCCATTTTCCTTCTGAAACATTCGGTTCATAAACAGAAGCTATTGAAAAACCAGGTCCTCAACCTAAATCAGAATTTCACTGATTTGGAACGTGATTATGCTGAACTTGTTCAAGTTCCAGCTAAGGATCGCCAATTAACACCGATTGATTTTGCCGATCGCACAGCTGAGTTATTATATCGTCATTTCCAACCGATACAATTAAACGAAGCCGGGCTCTATTTAATGTGGTTTTCCGTCTTCATCGAAGCGGTGAAATCCGAGCAGAAGTTAAATAATCCAGCAGGCTGGGCATCCGCTGTGGAGTACGTGTGGAATCAGCTTAAAAATGAGAAGGCGAGCAAACAGGCAATCGCAGACAAACATTTCATATCGGTGTCCACCTTATCGAAGTACGTAAAGTTGGTTCAAAACTTATTGGGATGA
- the hisIE gene encoding bifunctional phosphoribosyl-AMP cyclohydrolase/phosphoribosyl-ATP diphosphatase HisIE translates to MNLETIKYDEKGLIPAIIQDAGTGEVLTLAYMNQESLQLSIEKGETVFFSRSRNELWHKGATSGNTQKIIEMKYDCDQDALVVRVVPAGPACHTGATSCFSETIYQNSEAGQDVKANVTFLTELERLIEKRKSEMPEGSYTTYLFDKGVDKILKKVGEEAAEVIIAAKNRDAEELSMESADLLYHLFVLLREQELPFQSVLDVLKARHADKDEPKETE, encoded by the coding sequence ATGAATCTTGAAACTATTAAATACGACGAAAAAGGCCTGATACCGGCAATTATTCAAGATGCAGGAACCGGCGAAGTGCTGACACTTGCTTACATGAACCAAGAATCGCTGCAATTGTCGATTGAAAAAGGTGAAACGGTCTTCTTCAGCCGTTCGCGCAATGAATTATGGCATAAAGGGGCGACCAGCGGCAATACCCAGAAAATCATCGAGATGAAGTATGACTGTGATCAAGATGCATTAGTCGTTCGGGTCGTTCCTGCAGGTCCTGCATGCCATACAGGGGCAACAAGCTGTTTTAGTGAAACGATTTACCAAAACAGTGAAGCTGGACAAGACGTGAAGGCGAATGTGACTTTCTTGACGGAATTGGAAAGGTTGATTGAAAAAAGAAAATCGGAAATGCCTGAAGGTTCATATACTACCTACCTATTCGATAAGGGCGTAGATAAGATCCTGAAAAAAGTCGGTGAAGAAGCGGCAGAAGTGATCATTGCAGCTAAGAACCGTGATGCAGAGGAACTTTCGATGGAAAGTGCCGATCTCCTCTATCACTTATTCGTTCTTCTTCGGGAGCAGGAGTTGCCTTTCCAATCAGTGCTTGATGTATTGAAGGCTAGACATGCCGATAAGGACGAACCGAAAGAAACCGAATGA
- the hisF gene encoding imidazole glycerol phosphate synthase subunit HisF, which produces MLTKRIIPCLDVKDGRVVKGIQFVSLRDAGDPVELAAFYDQEGADELVFLDISASHEGRETIVDVVQVVAGSLAIPFTVGGGINSLADMKKILRAGADKVSLNTAAILRPDLINEGADYFGSQCIVVAIDARYDEELGSWRVYTHGGRKPTEWEVVEWAKETVIRGAGEILLTSMDCDGEKKGFNIALTKAVSEAVSVPVIASGGAGNAEHFEEAFQEGKADAALAASIFHYKETSVKEVKAFLKQQGVVVR; this is translated from the coding sequence ATGCTCACTAAACGAATTATTCCATGTCTCGATGTAAAGGATGGTCGCGTAGTCAAAGGGATACAATTTGTGTCCCTTAGGGATGCTGGAGATCCGGTCGAACTTGCAGCCTTTTACGATCAAGAAGGTGCCGATGAGCTTGTCTTCCTGGATATTTCCGCATCACATGAAGGCAGGGAAACGATAGTCGACGTCGTTCAAGTGGTAGCGGGCAGCTTGGCAATCCCGTTCACGGTGGGCGGCGGCATTAATTCATTGGCGGATATGAAGAAGATCTTACGGGCAGGTGCCGATAAGGTATCCTTAAATACAGCAGCCATCCTGCGCCCTGATTTAATAAATGAAGGTGCTGATTATTTTGGTTCCCAATGTATCGTTGTTGCCATAGACGCCCGATATGATGAAGAGCTTGGGTCATGGCGCGTATATACCCACGGCGGTCGGAAACCGACTGAATGGGAAGTGGTCGAGTGGGCAAAAGAAACCGTAATCCGCGGTGCGGGTGAAATTTTATTGACAAGCATGGATTGTGACGGCGAGAAAAAAGGGTTTAATATCGCTTTGACAAAAGCGGTATCTGAAGCCGTTTCAGTGCCGGTCATCGCCTCGGGCGGGGCTGGTAACGCCGAGCATTTCGAGGAAGCCTTCCAAGAAGGTAAAGCCGACGCAGCATTAGCCGCATCGATTTTTCATTATAAAGAAACATCCGTCAAAGAAGTCAAAGCGTTTCTCAAACAACAAGGAGTGGTTGTACGATGA
- the hisA gene encoding 1-(5-phosphoribosyl)-5-[(5-phosphoribosylamino)methylideneamino]imidazole-4-carboxamide isomerase, which yields MSNFTIYPAIDMRGGKCVRLIQGDYNQETVYGDSPFDMAKSFADQGADWIHMVDLDGAKEGVRINDSYVIKAASELGARIQIGGGIRTERDIAHYLDNGVERVILGSTAVSDPDFTKDMIRKYGSHIAIGIDAKDGKVATHGWLQTSGTLAIDLGKLLADAGAETFIVTDIATDGMLSGPNVKGILAMAEATGKNVIASGGISSLEDLITLKEYEAHGIAGAIIGKALYTNRFTVEEALEKVRG from the coding sequence ATGAGCAACTTTACTATTTACCCGGCGATTGATATGCGCGGAGGCAAGTGCGTCCGCTTAATCCAGGGAGATTACAATCAGGAAACCGTTTATGGCGATTCCCCCTTCGATATGGCTAAAAGCTTTGCGGATCAAGGAGCCGATTGGATACATATGGTCGACCTTGACGGAGCCAAAGAGGGAGTGCGCATCAATGATTCATACGTAATAAAAGCTGCAAGTGAGTTAGGGGCCCGCATTCAAATCGGCGGCGGCATCCGTACGGAACGGGATATAGCCCATTACCTGGATAATGGAGTGGAACGGGTCATTTTAGGCAGTACGGCCGTTTCAGACCCTGATTTCACTAAAGATATGATAAGGAAATATGGAAGCCACATCGCAATCGGGATTGATGCGAAAGATGGCAAGGTTGCCACTCATGGTTGGCTTCAAACTTCTGGAACCCTTGCGATAGATCTTGGCAAATTACTGGCCGATGCTGGTGCAGAGACCTTTATCGTGACCGATATCGCGACGGATGGCATGCTTTCAGGTCCGAATGTGAAAGGCATATTGGCCATGGCGGAGGCAACTGGTAAAAATGTGATCGCTTCGGGAGGCATTAGTTCCCTCGAAGACCTTATCACCCTCAAAGAGTATGAAGCCCACGGCATTGCAGGGGCAATCATTGGCAAGGCACTTTATACCAATCGCTTTACTGTAGAAGAAGCACTAGAAAAGGTGCGTGGTTAA
- the hisH gene encoding imidazole glycerol phosphate synthase subunit HisH, whose translation MIGIVDYGMGNLFSVSKGLERLGADSFISDDPKELSKSNGIILPGVGSFRDAMSLLEKQKLDEFLKEYVADGGYLLGICLGMQLLFDESEENGPAKGLSLIPGKVVRFKGVDADDQVYKVPHMGWNCLEFKQASPVNEGLEEDHVYFVHSYYVDTDESFVTASATYDVEVPAIVGKGNVFGMQFHPEKSGKMGMSLLRNYLSLVEGKEEA comes from the coding sequence ATGATCGGGATCGTCGATTATGGCATGGGGAATTTATTTTCCGTAAGTAAAGGGCTGGAGCGCCTTGGTGCCGATTCTTTCATTTCCGATGACCCAAAAGAACTTTCAAAGTCGAATGGGATCATTCTTCCCGGCGTGGGCTCTTTCAGGGATGCCATGAGTCTCTTGGAAAAACAAAAGCTTGATGAATTCCTGAAGGAATATGTAGCCGATGGAGGTTATCTTTTAGGCATCTGCCTTGGTATGCAGCTTCTCTTTGATGAAAGTGAGGAAAATGGACCTGCAAAGGGATTATCCCTCATCCCAGGTAAAGTCGTTCGTTTTAAGGGAGTGGATGCGGATGACCAGGTTTATAAAGTGCCGCACATGGGCTGGAATTGTCTTGAATTTAAACAGGCGTCACCAGTGAATGAGGGACTGGAAGAGGACCATGTTTATTTCGTCCATTCTTACTACGTCGATACGGATGAATCATTCGTTACCGCTTCGGCGACGTATGATGTGGAAGTGCCGGCGATCGTCGGTAAAGGGAATGTTTTCGGCATGCAGTTCCATCCGGAAAAAAGCGGGAAGATGGGCATGTCACTCTTGAGAAATTATCTGTCATTAGTGGAAGGGAAGGAAGAAGCATGA
- the hisB gene encoding imidazoleglycerol-phosphate dehydratase HisB — protein sequence MERFASVERKTNETEISLKFGVDGEGNSSIKTGVPFMTHMLDLFTKHGKFDLTVEANGDTDVDDHHTTEDIGICLGQTLLEALGDKRGIKRYGNAFVPMDEALAQVVIDLSNRPHLEFRAEFPSQKVGTFDTELVHEFLWKFALEARMNLHVVVHYGHNTHHMIEAIFKALGRALDEATTIDPRVKGIPSTKGML from the coding sequence ATGGAACGTTTTGCTAGTGTGGAGCGAAAGACGAATGAAACGGAAATAAGTTTGAAGTTTGGTGTGGATGGGGAAGGTAATTCCTCCATTAAGACGGGCGTTCCGTTTATGACGCATATGCTGGATTTGTTCACGAAACACGGGAAGTTTGATTTGACTGTAGAAGCAAACGGGGATACAGACGTGGACGATCATCATACAACTGAAGATATTGGCATTTGCTTGGGGCAGACGTTATTGGAAGCCCTTGGAGACAAGCGCGGGATAAAGCGTTACGGAAATGCTTTCGTACCTATGGATGAAGCACTCGCCCAGGTTGTCATCGATTTAAGCAATCGTCCGCACCTGGAGTTCCGGGCTGAGTTTCCTTCGCAAAAGGTCGGTACTTTCGATACTGAACTGGTGCACGAGTTTCTTTGGAAATTCGCTCTTGAAGCCAGGATGAACCTGCATGTAGTCGTTCATTACGGACACAACACACACCATATGATCGAAGCGATATTCAAAGCGCTTGGACGAGCGTTGGATGAAGCTACGACCATCGATCCGCGTGTCAAAGGCATCCCTTCGACGAAAGGAATGTTGTAA
- the hisD gene encoding histidinol dehydrogenase, which translates to MKIERFAEGISLKRSVEAGTADQRKAVQDIIYDVRKSGNAALHTYTERFDGVSPGELLVSEQELEEATAALTAEQLDIIQEAANNIRMFHEKQIRNSWFTTDDTGTMLGQKLTPLDAVGVYVPGGTAAYPSSVLMNVLPAKAAGVERIVMVSPPGKDGKLSPAVLAAAKIAGVKEIYKVGGAQAIAALAYGTETIKKVDKIVGPGNIYVALAKREVFGDVAIDMIAGPSEIAILADESAIAAEVAADLLSQAEHDARACSVLVTTSTSLAEEVAAEVTKQVALLPRHDIAAASIRDYGRIVVCGNMAEAVEAINELAPEHLEIVAKDGLEIMAKIRHAGAIFIGRFSSEPVGDYFAGPNHVLPTNGTARFSSPLNVDDFQKKSSIIMYSETAFRKNAEKIAAFARMEGLEAHARAIESRAVNESGKSPELLK; encoded by the coding sequence ATGAAAATAGAACGGTTTGCTGAAGGGATTTCACTGAAACGCTCGGTTGAGGCAGGTACTGCCGACCAAAGAAAAGCGGTTCAGGATATTATTTATGATGTCAGGAAAAGCGGAAACGCCGCTTTACATACCTATACCGAACGTTTCGATGGTGTCAGTCCAGGGGAATTACTTGTATCGGAACAGGAATTGGAAGAAGCGACGGCGGCCTTGACTGCTGAGCAGCTTGATATTATTCAAGAAGCTGCAAATAATATTCGAATGTTTCACGAGAAACAAATTCGAAATTCATGGTTTACGACTGATGATACAGGAACGATGCTAGGACAAAAATTGACACCGCTTGATGCTGTAGGTGTTTATGTACCTGGTGGCACAGCGGCATATCCTTCGTCAGTATTGATGAATGTGTTGCCTGCGAAGGCCGCGGGGGTGGAACGGATCGTCATGGTTTCCCCTCCAGGAAAAGATGGGAAATTATCGCCAGCGGTTTTGGCAGCTGCCAAAATTGCCGGGGTTAAGGAAATCTATAAAGTTGGCGGGGCCCAGGCTATAGCTGCTCTCGCTTATGGGACGGAAACAATTAAGAAAGTGGATAAAATAGTGGGTCCGGGAAATATTTATGTGGCGTTAGCGAAGCGCGAAGTTTTCGGGGATGTTGCCATTGATATGATAGCAGGTCCAAGTGAAATAGCGATATTGGCGGACGAATCGGCCATCGCTGCAGAAGTTGCGGCAGACTTGCTATCACAGGCGGAGCATGATGCCCGAGCATGCAGTGTTTTGGTGACGACGTCAACGTCTCTGGCAGAGGAAGTGGCAGCAGAAGTGACCAAGCAGGTGGCGTTACTTCCACGCCATGATATTGCTGCAGCATCCATAAGGGATTACGGACGGATCGTTGTATGCGGGAATATGGCAGAAGCGGTTGAAGCGATTAATGAACTTGCACCGGAACATTTGGAAATTGTGGCCAAGGATGGACTTGAAATCATGGCTAAAATTCGCCATGCCGGGGCAATCTTCATTGGCCGCTTTAGTTCGGAGCCCGTCGGGGATTACTTTGCAGGTCCCAATCATGTGTTGCCTACCAATGGAACCGCCCGTTTTTCCAGTCCGCTGAATGTGGATGATTTCCAAAAGAAATCGAGCATCATCATGTATAGTGAAACGGCCTTCCGCAAAAATGCAGAAAAAATCGCAGCATTTGCCCGGATGGAAGGACTCGAGGCTCATGCACGTGCCATTGAATCACGTGCTGTGAATGAATCCGGAAAAAGTCCTGAATTATTAAAATAA
- the hisG gene encoding ATP phosphoribosyltransferase, with amino-acid sequence MNNSFLTIAMPKGRIFEEAAELLRRAGFRLPPEFDDSRKLILEVEEENLRFILAKPMDVVTYVEHGVADIGIAGKDVMLEEERDVYELLDLKISACYLAVAGLPGTKISDIAPKIASKYPNVASSYFREQGEQVEIIKLNGSIELAPLIGLAERIVDIVSTGRTLKENGLVEYAKIANVTSRLVANPVSYRIKEARITEIVERLAEIIE; translated from the coding sequence ATGAATAATAGCTTTTTAACGATTGCCATGCCGAAAGGGAGAATATTTGAAGAAGCGGCAGAGCTGTTAAGAAGGGCCGGTTTTCGTCTCCCTCCCGAGTTTGATGATTCCCGGAAATTGATCCTTGAAGTGGAAGAGGAGAATCTGCGGTTCATTTTAGCAAAACCGATGGATGTCGTAACATATGTGGAACACGGCGTCGCTGACATTGGCATTGCAGGGAAGGATGTCATGTTGGAAGAAGAACGTGATGTCTATGAGTTACTTGATTTGAAAATCAGTGCCTGCTACTTGGCAGTAGCTGGATTGCCTGGTACGAAAATAAGTGACATCGCCCCCAAAATAGCGAGTAAATACCCGAACGTTGCTTCCAGTTATTTTCGCGAGCAGGGGGAGCAAGTCGAGATTATAAAGTTGAATGGGTCTATTGAGTTAGCACCGTTAATCGGTTTAGCTGAACGAATCGTCGATATCGTTTCAACGGGGCGGACATTGAAGGAAAACGGGCTTGTGGAATATGCAAAAATCGCCAATGTGACTTCGAGGCTGGTAGCAAACCCTGTCAGCTATCGAATTAAAGAAGCAAGGATTACCGAAATCGTGGAACGGCTAGCAGAAATTATTGAATAG
- a CDS encoding ATP phosphoribosyltransferase regulatory subunit: MTKPFMFEKPLGMRDTLPVLYETKVSARNKMSDEIKKWGYQFIETPALEYYETIGDASAILDQQLFKLLDSQGHTLVLRPEMTAPIARVAASKLLKQQIPLRLAYSANVYRAQQREGGRPAEFEQIGIECIGNKSISADAEMIALLADALKAAGLQEFKISIGHIGFLQEFFLSILGTEERASILRKFLYEKNYVGYREHVKSLPLSSIDKQRLIEFTSLRGSEGTLSKALGLVENNKGQDSLAELKGLSAQLKEFDVEQYVSFDLTLVSHMSYYTGTLFEVYAGQVGSPIGNGGRYDNLLAKFGWNASATGFAIRVDRLAEALGEPIQPVAPECILFSPERRLEAIQFARKKRSEGKLVTIQDITVVQNVDAFTRTFSEVHLFVGNGGNGKDE; the protein is encoded by the coding sequence GTGACAAAGCCATTTATGTTTGAAAAACCGTTAGGCATGAGAGATACATTGCCGGTGCTGTATGAAACGAAAGTATCGGCAAGAAATAAAATGAGTGATGAAATCAAGAAGTGGGGCTATCAATTTATTGAAACGCCTGCTTTGGAATATTATGAAACAATTGGCGATGCTTCGGCAATCTTGGATCAACAGTTGTTTAAACTTCTTGATTCCCAGGGGCATACGCTCGTACTCCGTCCCGAGATGACAGCTCCCATTGCACGGGTCGCAGCATCCAAACTGCTAAAACAGCAAATTCCGCTTCGCCTGGCCTATTCCGCGAATGTATACCGCGCACAGCAGCGTGAAGGAGGCAGGCCGGCAGAATTCGAACAGATTGGCATCGAATGTATCGGAAATAAGTCTATAAGTGCCGATGCTGAAATGATTGCCCTGCTTGCGGATGCACTAAAGGCTGCAGGGCTCCAGGAATTTAAGATTTCCATTGGACATATCGGATTTCTGCAAGAATTTTTCTTAAGCATTCTAGGTACGGAGGAAAGAGCCTCTATATTAAGGAAGTTTTTGTACGAAAAAAATTATGTCGGTTATCGCGAGCATGTTAAATCACTGCCGCTTTCATCAATTGATAAACAACGGCTTATCGAATTTACCTCATTAAGGGGCAGTGAAGGAACCCTGAGCAAGGCGCTAGGGTTGGTGGAAAATAATAAAGGGCAAGATTCTTTGGCTGAACTGAAGGGATTGTCTGCGCAGCTGAAAGAATTTGACGTTGAACAATATGTGAGCTTCGACTTGACATTGGTCAGTCATATGAGTTATTACACGGGAACTTTATTTGAGGTGTATGCCGGGCAAGTGGGTTCGCCAATCGGCAATGGCGGCCGGTATGATAATCTGCTTGCGAAGTTCGGCTGGAATGCTTCGGCCACAGGTTTTGCAATCCGGGTGGATCGTCTTGCAGAAGCTCTTGGGGAGCCGATCCAGCCTGTCGCGCCAGAATGCATTTTATTCAGTCCCGAACGGAGATTGGAAGCAATTCAATTTGCAAGAAAAAAACGCTCCGAAGGGAAATTGGTAACGATTCAAGATATTACGGTCGTCCAAAATGTCGATGCTTTTACACGGACATTTTCTGAAGTTCATTTATTCGTAGGGAATGGGGGGAATGGAAAAGATGAATAA